One Gemmatimonadaceae bacterium DNA window includes the following coding sequences:
- the maf gene encoding septum formation inhibitor Maf, translated as MSDTPLRVVLASQSPRRRELLAQVGIGHEVRPADIDESYLPGEHPPAHAERLAREKAQVVARAMPDAVVIGADTIVVIDGEVLGKPTDAADAERMLARLAGRTHWVYTAVAVARGGGLVSGVEAVEVTFRPLQPAQLRDYVATGEPMDKAGAYGIQGFGATLVERIHGDYFAVMGLALGRLVALLREVGVTYHFRGLDADG; from the coding sequence ATGAGCGACACGCCGCTCCGCGTCGTGCTCGCCTCGCAGTCGCCGCGGCGGCGCGAGTTGCTGGCGCAGGTCGGGATCGGGCACGAGGTGCGTCCGGCCGACATCGACGAGTCGTACCTCCCGGGGGAGCATCCGCCGGCGCACGCCGAGCGGCTGGCGCGCGAGAAGGCGCAGGTGGTGGCGCGGGCGATGCCCGACGCGGTCGTGATCGGTGCCGACACGATCGTCGTGATCGACGGCGAGGTGCTGGGCAAGCCCACCGATGCCGCCGACGCCGAGCGCATGCTGGCGCGCCTGGCGGGGCGCACGCACTGGGTCTACACCGCCGTTGCTGTTGCACGTGGCGGGGGGCTCGTCTCCGGCGTGGAGGCGGTGGAGGTGACGTTCCGGCCCTTGCAGCCGGCGCAGCTCCGCGACTACGTCGCCACCGGCGAGCCGATGGACAAGGCGGGGGCGTACGGCATCCAGGGGTTTGGTGCCACGCTCGTCGAGCGGATCCACGGCGACTACTTCGCCGTGATGGGGCTGGCGTTAGGCAGGCTGGTGGCGCTGCTGCGGGAGGTGGGCGTCACGTACCACTTCCGCGGACTCGACGCGGACGGGTGA
- a CDS encoding glycosyltransferase family 9 protein: MKDAKLDRVGIVMMSAVGDAVHVLPVINAIKRHQASAHITWVLQPGPATLVRGHRSIDEIVIFDRSRGRRAFTDVKRELAQRPFDLVLDLQVYFKAGLVTSFTRAPIKLGFDKARARDLNWLFTTHRIPPHPVGQHVQDQYFEFLTALGIPFEPVTWDLGPTDEERAWQRGFFAPIERPTAAIVVATSKAEKDWIPERWAQVVDVLYEDYGLQPVLVGARTARELAAEQVIMAKAHHRPISALGSGLRRLVSILDGSSLVLAPDTGPLHIAVALQRPVISLMGYTNPRRTGPYRAYHDLLIDAYGDPGEDYPISMENRPGRMPNITVDDVLTKVEHWQRTYGSVRP; encoded by the coding sequence ATGAAGGACGCCAAGCTCGACCGCGTGGGGATCGTGATGATGAGCGCCGTGGGCGATGCCGTGCACGTCCTCCCCGTCATCAACGCCATCAAGCGTCACCAGGCAAGCGCGCACATCACGTGGGTGCTGCAGCCGGGGCCGGCCACGCTGGTGCGCGGGCATCGCAGCATCGACGAGATCGTCATCTTCGACCGCTCCAGGGGGCGGCGTGCCTTCACCGACGTGAAGCGCGAACTCGCGCAGCGCCCGTTCGACCTCGTCCTCGACCTGCAGGTCTACTTCAAGGCGGGACTCGTCACGTCGTTCACGCGCGCCCCCATCAAGCTGGGCTTCGACAAGGCGCGCGCCCGCGACCTCAACTGGCTCTTCACCACGCATCGCATCCCGCCGCACCCGGTGGGGCAGCACGTGCAGGACCAGTACTTCGAGTTCCTCACCGCGTTAGGCATTCCCTTCGAGCCGGTCACCTGGGACCTGGGCCCTACCGACGAAGAGCGCGCCTGGCAACGGGGCTTCTTCGCCCCCATCGAGCGCCCCACCGCGGCGATCGTCGTCGCCACCAGCAAGGCGGAGAAGGACTGGATCCCCGAGCGATGGGCGCAGGTGGTCGACGTCCTGTACGAGGACTACGGGTTGCAACCGGTGCTGGTCGGCGCCCGCACGGCGCGGGAGCTGGCGGCCGAGCAGGTGATCATGGCCAAGGCACACCACCGCCCCATCTCGGCGCTGGGGAGCGGGCTGCGGCGACTCGTCTCGATCCTCGATGGCTCGTCGCTCGTCCTTGCCCCCGACACCGGCCCGCTGCACATCGCCGTGGCACTGCAGCGCCCGGTGATCTCGCTCATGGGATACACGAACCCCAGGCGCACCGGACCGTACCGCGCCTATCACGACCTCCTCATCGACGCCTACGGCGACCCCGGCGAGGACTATCCGATCAGCATGGAGAACCGCCCCGGACGCATGCCCAACATCACCGTCGACGACGTGCTCACCAAGGTCGAGCATTGGCAGCGGACGTACGGGAGCGTGCGACCTTAA
- a CDS encoding D-tyrosyl-tRNA(Tyr) deacylase, which yields MQRVSRGEVRIREVDRASRVASRVAGRIGKGFVLLVGFTHTDGEEQLRWMAEKVVGLRLFSDAEDKMNLALGDVAGSLLVVSQFTLYGDAAKGRRPSFIDAARPEQAIPLYERFVAMLRATGAKVETGEFGASMEVDIVNDGPVTLWLER from the coding sequence GTGCAGCGGGTCTCGCGCGGCGAGGTGCGCATTCGCGAGGTTGACCGCGCCTCGCGCGTGGCCTCGCGCGTAGCCGGGCGCATCGGCAAGGGCTTCGTCCTCCTGGTGGGCTTCACGCACACCGACGGTGAGGAGCAGCTGCGCTGGATGGCGGAGAAGGTCGTGGGGCTGCGCCTCTTTTCCGACGCCGAGGACAAGATGAACCTGGCGTTAGGCGACGTGGCGGGCTCGCTGCTCGTGGTGTCGCAGTTCACGCTGTACGGCGACGCGGCCAAGGGGCGGCGCCCCTCGTTCATCGACGCGGCGCGCCCGGAGCAGGCCATCCCGCTGTACGAGCGCTTCGTGGCGATGCTGCGCGCCACGGGGGCGAAGGTCGAGACGGGAGAGTTCGGGGCGTCGATGGAAGTCGACATCGTGAACGATGGCCCGGTGACGCTCTGGCTGGAGCGATGA